The following proteins are encoded in a genomic region of Phragmites australis chromosome 9, lpPhrAust1.1, whole genome shotgun sequence:
- the LOC133929655 gene encoding polygalacturonase inhibitor-like, giving the protein MQSSPKMKTTALLVLLLLTSLLAAASSNKDRCHPADKAALLAIKAALGNPYHFASWTPDTPCCDWYDVDCDPSTGRVVGLSVFQDANLTGTIPDAIAGLVHLQNLMLHHLPAISGPIPPAIAKLSNLSLLIISYTGVSGPVPSFLGKLTALTLLDLSFNSLTGAIPASLADLPSLSSIDLSRNRLTGSLPPLLFSKAPQEAYLRLSHNNLSGTIPAEFAAVSFAEVDLSRNAFTGDASGLFGRAKALQHLDLSRNAFSFDLSVVELPEQLDSVDLSHNAIYGGIPAQVANLSNLQFFNVSYNRLCGAVPTGGNMARFDAYCYQHNKCLCGTPLPPCN; this is encoded by the coding sequence atGCAGAGCTCCCCCAAGATGAAGACGACGGCCTtgctcgtcctcctcctgctcacctccctcctcgccgccgcctccagcaACAAGGACCGCTGCCACCCCGCCGACAAGGCCGCGCTGCTCGCCATCAAGGCTGCCCTCGGCAACCCTTACCACTTCGCATCCTGGACGCCTGACACGCCCTGCTGCGACTGGTACGACGTCGACTGCGACCCCTCCACCGGCCGCGTCGTCGGCCTCTCCGTCTTCCAGGACGCCAACCTCACCGGCACCATCCCTGACGCCATCGCCGGCCTCGTCCACCTCCAGAACCTCATGCTGCACCACCTCCCCGCGATCTCCGGCCCCATCCCGCCGGCCATCGCCAAGCTCTCCAACCTCTCGCTTCTCATCATCTCCTACACCGGCGTGTCCGGCCCCGTGCCGTCCTTCCTGGGCAAGCTCACCGCGCTCACCTTACTCGACCTCTCCTTCAACTCCCTCACGGGCGCCATCCCCGCGTCGCTCGCCGACCTCCCCAGCCTCTCCAGCATCGACCTCAGCCGCAACCGCCTCACGGGCTCCCTGCCGCCGCTGCTCTTCAGCAAGGCGCCGCAAGAGGCTTACCTAAGGCTGTCGCACAACAACCTCTCCGGCACCATCCCCGCCGAGTTCGCCGCCGTGAGCTTCGCGGAGGTCGACCTGTCGCGCAACGCATTCACCGGCGACGCCTCCGGTCTCTTTGGCCGGGCAAAGGCACTGCAACACCTGGACCTGTCGCGCAACGCCTTCAGCTTCGACCTCTCCGTCGTGGAGCTGCCGGAGCAGCTCGACTCCGTGGACTTGAGCCACAACGCCATCTACGGCGGCATCCCGGCGCAGGTGGCGAACTTGAGCAACCTGCAGTTCTTCAACGTGAGCTACAACCGGCTCTGCGGCGCGGTGCCCACCGGCGGCAACATGGCAAGATTCGATGCCTACTGCTACCAGCACAACAAGTGCTTGTGTGGAACTCCACTTCCGCCATGCAACTGA